The Candidatus Epulonipiscium sp. genome includes a window with the following:
- the nrdG gene encoding anaerobic ribonucleoside-triphosphate reductase activating protein, producing the protein MKIQLSSPLTKDSIVDGPGLRTVLWTQGCIHHCKGCHNPKTHPLNGGFETTTEEIIKEIKTIKLQRGISFSGGDPFIQSEACYEIAKFCHFIGWDVWAYTGYTYEEILQANNPLWNKFLGQINVLIDGRFILKKKDLTLLYRGSSNQRLIDVYLSKKLNKAVFWKG; encoded by the coding sequence GATGGCCCCGGCCTTAGGACAGTACTCTGGACCCAGGGCTGCATCCATCATTGTAAGGGTTGCCATAATCCCAAAACTCATCCCCTAAATGGGGGATTTGAAACAACCACCGAAGAAATTATTAAAGAAATCAAGACGATTAAACTGCAAAGAGGTATATCCTTTTCCGGTGGGGATCCTTTTATCCAGTCGGAAGCCTGTTATGAAATTGCTAAATTTTGTCACTTTATTGGATGGGATGTATGGGCTTATACAGGATATACCTATGAGGAAATTTTACAAGCAAATAATCCCCTTTGGAATAAATTCTTAGGACAAATCAATGTACTTATAGACGGGAGATTTATTTTAAAAAAGAAGGATTTAACCCTTTTATACCGTGGTTCTTCCAATCAAAGATTGATTGATGTCTATTTGTCAAAAAAGCTAAATAAGGCTGTATTTTGGAAGGGCTAA
- a CDS encoding 4Fe-4S binding protein gives MAYRINDDCISCGACEPECPVSCISEGDGKYVINEEECIECGACADVCPVDAPNPVD, from the coding sequence ATGGCTTATAGAATAAATGATGATTGTATCAGTTGTGGTGCTTGCGAACCAGAATGTCCTGTTTCTTGTATTTCTGAAGGAGATGGCAAATACGTAATCAATGAAGAAGAATGTATTGAGTGTGGTGCTTGTGCGGATGTATGTCCTGTGGATGCTCCAAATCCTGTAGACTAA
- a CDS encoding MerR family transcriptional regulator, producing the protein MEVKRYTISEAAEILELETHVLRYWEEELNLDIPRNEMGHRYYTEKEIKTFERIKALKDKGLQLRAIKMSLSNTGEKRESHSLDLINNNQINIADPNNDRVRQFKLMIKDLFKDALIEYNKNFKEELKEDLSQDLREEISVQMKTLELVEETKEKERYKRLDEAIREIQTMRKETATTTISKKSKPWYRQVFKR; encoded by the coding sequence ATGGAAGTAAAAAGATATACCATATCGGAAGCAGCAGAAATATTAGAATTAGAAACCCATGTACTTCGTTACTGGGAAGAAGAACTAAACCTAGATATCCCGAGAAATGAAATGGGACATAGATATTATACGGAGAAAGAAATTAAGACATTTGAAAGGATTAAAGCCTTAAAGGATAAAGGACTTCAACTTAGAGCCATTAAGATGTCCCTTTCAAATACGGGTGAAAAAAGGGAGAGCCATAGTCTTGATTTAATCAATAACAACCAGATAAATATAGCAGATCCCAATAATGATAGAGTAAGACAGTTTAAACTCATGATAAAAGATTTATTCAAAGATGCCCTAATAGAATACAATAAGAATTTTAAAGAGGAATTAAAAGAAGATTTAAGCCAGGATTTAAGGGAAGAAATATCCGTTCAAATGAAAACTCTAGAGCTAGTAGAAGAGACAAAAGAAAAGGAAAGATATAAAAGACTTGATGAGGCTATAAGGGAAATCCAAACCATGAGAAAAGAAACTGCTACCACCACAATATCTAAGAAATCAAAGCCCTGGTATAGACAGGTCTTTAAAAGATAA